The Natronomonas salsuginis genomic sequence TCGAGCCGGCGATCGACTACGTGGTCACGAAGGTTCCGCGGTGGCCGAAGGACAAGTTCTCCGACGTCGAGTTCGAACTCGGCCCGGCGATGAAATCGACCGGCGAGGCGATGTCGATCGGCCGGACCTTCGAGGAGTCGCTGTTGAAGGCGCTCCGGTCCTCCGAGTACGACCCCGCGGTCGATTGGACCGAGGTGGCTGACGACGAACTCGAAGCGGCGTACCTCGAACGCCCGACGCCGGATCGCCCCTACGCGATCCTCGAGGCGTTCGACCGCGGCTACACCGTCGACGAAATCCACGACCTGACGGGGATCTACGAGTGGTATCTCGAACGGTTCGGCCGAATCGCCGAAGCGGCAGACGCCGCCCGCAACGGCGAGTTCGGGCCCGCGGCCGACGCCGGATTCACCAACCAGGAGATCGCCGCCATCGCCGGCGGCGAGTTCAACGACACCCACGCCTCTTGGCTCCCCGCGTCGGTTGCCGGGGGGGACACCGAGGACGGCCGTCCCGTCGAGACCGACGGTGCCGGAACGACCGTCGACGGCGTCGAAACAGCCACTCATCCCCGGACGTACAAGCAGGTCGACACCTGTGCCGGCGAGTTCCGCGCCTCGACCCCGTACTACTACTCCGCCCGCGAGCCGCCGACGGGACGCGGGGCGAGCGAGGTCCAGGTCGACCGCGACGTCGAGTCGGTCGTCGTGGTCGGCGGCGGTCCGATCCGGATCGGCCAGGGCGTCGAGTTCGACTACTGTGCGGTCCACGCCGTGCGCGCCCTGCGCGAGATCGGAATCGACGCTCACGTCGTCAACAACAACCCTGAAACGGTGTCGACGGACTACGACACCTCCGACGGCCTGTTCTTCGAGCCGATCACCGCCGAGGAGGTCGCCGACATCGTCGAGGAGACCGGCGCTGATGGCGTGATGGTCCAGTTCGGCGGGCAGACCTCGGTCAACGTCGGCGAACCGCTCAACGCGGAACTCGATCGCCGCGGATTGGACTGTGAGATCCTCGGGACCTCCGTTGAGGCGATGGACCTCGCCGAGGACCGCGACCGCTTCAACGTCCTCATGGACGAACTCGGAATCAGTCAGCCCGAGGGCGGCACCGCGACGAGCAAGGCGGAGGCGCTCGACCTCGCCCACGACATCGGCTACCCCGTCCTCGTCCGACCGTCGTACGTCCTCGGTGGCCGCGCGATGGACGTCGTCTACTCCGACGACGAACTCGAGGAGTACATCGAGGAGGCGGTCCGCGTCGCCCCCGACAAACCGATCCTCGTCGACGACTTCCTCGCCGACGCCGTCGAACTCGACGTCGACGCGGTCGCCGACGGCGAGGACGTGCTGATCGGCGGCATCATGGAACACGTCGAGGCGGCTGGTGTCCACTCCGGCGACTCCGCGTGTATGATCCCGCCGCGCTCGCTCTCCCAGGAGGTTCTCGAACGCGTCCGCGAGGTCACGCTCGACATCGCCCGCGCGCTCGAGACTGAAGGGCTGTTGAACGTCCAGTTGGCCGTCCGCGACGGCGAGGTGTACGTTCTGGAGGCCAACCCCCGCTCCTCGCGAACCGTTCCGTTCGTCTCGAAAGCGACGGGCGTGCCGATCGCGAAGCTCGCGGCGAAGGTTATGGCCGGCAACTCGCTCGCGGAGCTCCAGACCCACGAGCAGATCCCCGAACACGTCTCGGTCAAGGAGGTCGTCCTGCCGTTCGACCGACTGCCGGGATCGGACCCGCGGCTCGGCCCCGAGATGAAATCGACCGGCGAGGTGATGGGGACCGCCCGATCGTTCGGCAAGGCGTACCTGAAAGCGCAATCGGCGACCGGCAAGGGGATTCCGACGGAAGGTACGGCGATCGTCGATCTCGACACCCTGCGCGGTATGTCACAGAAGAACGAGGACATCTCCGACGTGTGGGAGGGCGCGGTGCGTCACTTCGACGTCCGCGCACCCGAGGAGTTCGGCGATCTCACCGGGGCGCTCCGCGACGGTGAGGTCGACGCTATCTTCTCTCGTGACCGCGATGTCCTCGAAGTCGCCGTCGAGGAGGGGATCACCTATTTCTCGACCGTCCCGAGCTCGCGCGCGACGCTCGAAGCGCTCGAAACGGTCGACGAGCCCCTCGACGTGATGGCGCTGTCGGAGCGGCCGACAGAGCGCTGTGACTGGGGCCAGTAGGGACGCCGACCGCGTTCGCGACTTTCGAGCCGCCATTTTGTACCGTCGGATCAAACGCATCGCCAGGTCGGGAGCGCCGTCGTCGGTGATCCCCACGACCGTCTCGGCTCCGTCCCCGTAGGGTTTAGTTCATCGGCGCTGACCCCCGTACATGGACATCCAAACGGTGTTTCCGGAGATCGAAGCCATAGAGGATGATGCGCTCCGCTCGAGCGTCGCGGCGGCGTGGGCGACCGCTGCGGAAGACAACGGGATCGACATCGCGGATCTCGAAGCGGTGCCGTGGTTTCCGCCGGCCCAACGCGAGCTCGGGATCGCCGACGACGACGTGTTGCTCGTCGAACACGTTCGGGACGTGACCGCGTGTGCTGTCGGCCTCGCGGAATCGCTCACCGATCGGCGCTACGTCCCCAATATCGACATGGACGTGATCGTCGCCGGGGCGCTCGTCCACGACGTCTCGAAACTCTACGAGTTTGATGGGATGGAGCGGACCGAGATCGGGCGACTACTCGGTCATCCGCATTTCGGCGTGTTGGTGACAGCCCGCGCCGACCTGCCGGTCGAGATGGCGCACATCGTGCTCTCGCACACGCCCCGAACGAACGTCGAGCCCGCGACGCTGGAAGCCGAACTCGTCCGTCGGGCCGACGAGGCGTCGGAGACGGCGATCAAAGCGAACGTGCTCACGGACCTTCGAGACGCATGAGAGACGATGATTCGTCGAGCGGGGGGCTCGACGAACGACGGATCAAACTCGTCTGCTACGGATTGATCGTTTCGGGGCTCGGAACGCTCCTCGCGGCCACGGTCGTGTCCCGTCCACAACTGGCTGCTGCGCTCGGTCTCGGCGCGTTGGCGGTCGCCGCCCTCGTCTTCGAGCGAACGCGAGACGACGCGATGGGCGCCTCGATCGGGCTGTCGATCGGGGCGGCCGCCGCGCTGCTGTGGCCGACGCTCGGCGATGGCGGCTTCTACTTTCTCGGATCGATGTTGACCACTGCCGGCGCAGTCAACGCCGTGTTGCTCCCGCGCTTTTATCGACTGGGCCAGCAGTTCGGCGCCGGCAGTCGTCCACCTAAATGAGACGTGAGGTACTTTCAAGAGCCGTCGTAGCGAAGGGCTCGGGAGAGGGATGAATATCGCAGATATCGCCACCGAGGAGTTCATTCAGGTGGACACCGACGAGCGGCTTGGCAAGGTTCGATCCATCTTCGAACGAGAGAACCCGAAGGGCATCGTAGTCACCGAAGGCGGTGCGTACGCCGGAATTCTCACCGAACGGCAGCTGATCCAGTCACACATCGCCGATGACGCGAAGGTGAACGTCCTCGCTCGAAACAACGTCCCCCGAGTGGAACGAGAGGCCAACATCCGCGATGTCGCTCGAATGCTCGTAGAGGGCGGCACGAAGGTTGCCCCCGTCTTCGAGGACGGCGATCTGTGGGGGATCGTCACCGAGGACGAGATCCTCGACGCGGTTCTCGACAATCTCGACGTCCTCACCGTCGAGCAGATCTACACCGACAGCGTCGTCACCCTCGAAGAAGACGACCGACTCGGCAAGGTAATCAACTACCTGCGAGAGAACGACATTTCGCGCCTGCCGGTGGTCAACGAGAACGGCCGGCTGAGCGGGATGGTGACGACCCACGACATCGCCGAGTTCGCCGTCCGAACGATGGAGCGCCAGCACAAGGGCGACCGCTCCGGAGACACGGATCGGATGCTCGATCTGCCCGTCTACGATCTTATGAACAGCCCCGTCGAGACGATCGGCCGGGAGGAGACGGTTTCAGCCGCCGTCGAGCGGATGTTCGACCACAATTACGCCGGCCTCGTCGTCACGCCCGACGACGACGAAACGATAGTAGCGGGCATCCTCACGAAGACCGACGTGCTCAGGGCGCTCACCTACACCGAGGAGGAGAACATGGACGTCCAGATCACAAACATCGACCTCCTCGAGACGATCTCCCGCGAGGACATACAGGAGGCCATCACGGACGTGGCGGACAAGTACCAGGCCATGCAGGTCCATCATGCCCACGTCCGGCTCACCGAACACAAAGAGCGGCTCCGCGGGACGCCACTGGTCTACTGTCAGATCCGCCTCCGAACGAACCACGGGCAGGTCGCCGGCTCCGGCGAGGGGTACGGCGCGGAGACCGCCTTCCACGTCGCGCTCGACAAACTCGAACGGAACGTCCTCGAACTGAAGGGGATCCGCGCGGACGAGCAGTACGAGGGACAGCTACTCAGAAAGCTCAACGAGTTGTGAGGAATCGGTCACGTACTCAGCCGTCTTGTTTTCGCGTTCGAACGCGATCGATCAGTCGTCCTCGGTCAACTGCTCGATGATGCCCGCCGGCATCCGCTCGCGCATCTCCTCGGGGATCGCATCGGGCGTCGTCGGTGGAGTTGCAGGGTCCGGATCGAAGGCGGGGCCGAAGAGCCGCAACGCCGTGTGGATCGTCGACCAGTCGTCCTTTTCGGCTGCGTCGCGGAGGCTCTGGGTGGGGGCCGACAGGAGCTGTCCCACGAGGGCGTCGGCCATCGATTCGAGGATCTCGCGCTCGGCCTCCGAGACGCCGTCGTCCGATTCGCCCTCTAACCGTGCGATCGCGGTCCGGAGCTCGCGGGCTTTGATCCGTTCGGCTCCCTCGTACATCGCGCCGATGACCTGGTCGGCGCGCTTTCGTTTGTACTGACTCAGGAGGTGCTTGAGCTCGTCGTCGATCATCGATTCGACGGCTTCGGCGGCCGCCTGCCGCTTCAGCTTCGTCTCGTCGGTGACGGTTTCGATCGTATCGAGGTCGTACACCGAGACGTGCGGCAGTGACTCCGCGTCGGGCTCGACGTCCCTCGGCTGGGCGATGTCGATGACGCACGTCTCCCCGGCGGTTTCGAGCGCGTCCGCCTCGACGACGTGCTCGGGGCTTGCGGTCGCCGAGACGACGATGTCGGCCTCGGCAGCGGCGACAGGGAGTGCGTCCAGCCTGACCGTCGAGGTTTCCGTGTCGAGCTGCCTTGCGAGATATTCGGCGCTCGACCGGGTCCGGTTCGCGATGATGAGTCTGGTGACCGGCTCATCGAGTACCTTCGCCGCGAGCGTCGCCATCTCCCCAGCTCCGACGACCAGCGCGGTCGCCTCGTCCAGCCCGTGTCGTGACTCGGCGAACCGTACCGCCGCCGAGCCGAGTGAGAGCGTCCCCTCGTTGATCGCCGTCTCGCTCCGCGCTCGCTCGCCGACGTGGAGCGCTTTCAACAGCGCGTCGTCCAGCGTCGGCCCAATCGCCCCGAGGCCGCGCGCGGTCTCGTAGGCGTCGCGGATCTGTCCGATGATCTGGTCTTCGCCCAACACGAGCGACTCGAGGCCGCAAGCGACCGACATGAGGTGTCTGAGGCTCGCCTCGTGATCGAGCGTTCTGGCGACGGTCGGATCGACGCCGTCGAGATACGTCGCGAGCGCGTCCCGTCCGGCCGCCGCGGTCTCGGCGACGACGTACGCCTCCGCGCGGTTGCACGTCTGGAGGACGAACGCCTCCGTAACGCCGGCTTGATCGTACAGCGCGCGGACGGCTTCCGCCGTCGAGTCGGCGGCGACGGTTTCGATCTGTTCGACACGCGCGTCGCTGTGTGAAACGCTAACGCCGGTAACGACTTCGGTTTCTGGTCCCTTGGTCACGACTTCTCACCCAACGCCGAATCGACGACGGCGTCTACTATCTGCCGAGGGTTAGACGCACCCGTACCTAAATCCTTCCAAACCCGTGACGATTGCACGACCGTCCGGACGGCGCGGCGGCGGCGGGCGGGATCGACGCCGCGGGCTTTCAACTCCTCGCGCACGTCCGCCGTTAGCTCGGCGAGTTCGCCCGCACCGTCGATTTCGCTCTGGATGCGCCGTCGAAGCTCCTTCGCGAGCGCGGGCGACGAACCGCCCGTCGAGATGGCCACGGACACGTCGCCGTCCCGCACCGTCGCCGGGACGACGACGCCGCCGGGGCCGCGCTCCTCGGAGTGATCGGCGCGGTTTATCAACGCTCCGCGCTCGCGAGCCTCGCGCTCGACGGCCGC encodes the following:
- the carB gene encoding carbamoyl-phosphate synthase large subunit — protein: MPDEDRTILLIGSGPIQIGQAAEFDYSGAQACRALREEGARVVLVNSNPATIMTDPEMADKVYVEPITTEAIAEVIRTEEPDGVIAGLGGQTGLNVTAELAEEGVLEEYGVEIMGTPLDTIYATEDRDLFRERMKKIGEPVCRSETISSMDQIEDAVEAVGGLPVIARTAYTLGGSGSGVVDDMDELREIARKGFQLSRNHEVQITESIAGWVELEYEVMRDADDSCIIICNMENIDPMGIHTGESTVVTPSQIIPDEAHQEMRDSALKVIRELGIEGGCNIQHAWRDDGTPSGEYRVVEVNPRVSRSSALASKATGYPIARVTAKVALGKRLHEIDNEITGETTAAFEPAIDYVVTKVPRWPKDKFSDVEFELGPAMKSTGEAMSIGRTFEESLLKALRSSEYDPAVDWTEVADDELEAAYLERPTPDRPYAILEAFDRGYTVDEIHDLTGIYEWYLERFGRIAEAADAARNGEFGPAADAGFTNQEIAAIAGGEFNDTHASWLPASVAGGDTEDGRPVETDGAGTTVDGVETATHPRTYKQVDTCAGEFRASTPYYYSAREPPTGRGASEVQVDRDVESVVVVGGGPIRIGQGVEFDYCAVHAVRALREIGIDAHVVNNNPETVSTDYDTSDGLFFEPITAEEVADIVEETGADGVMVQFGGQTSVNVGEPLNAELDRRGLDCEILGTSVEAMDLAEDRDRFNVLMDELGISQPEGGTATSKAEALDLAHDIGYPVLVRPSYVLGGRAMDVVYSDDELEEYIEEAVRVAPDKPILVDDFLADAVELDVDAVADGEDVLIGGIMEHVEAAGVHSGDSACMIPPRSLSQEVLERVREVTLDIARALETEGLLNVQLAVRDGEVYVLEANPRSSRTVPFVSKATGVPIAKLAAKVMAGNSLAELQTHEQIPEHVSVKEVVLPFDRLPGSDPRLGPEMKSTGEVMGTARSFGKAYLKAQSATGKGIPTEGTAIVDLDTLRGMSQKNEDISDVWEGAVRHFDVRAPEEFGDLTGALRDGEVDAIFSRDRDVLEVAVEEGITYFSTVPSSRATLEALETVDEPLDVMALSERPTERCDWGQ
- a CDS encoding HD domain-containing protein, which codes for MDIQTVFPEIEAIEDDALRSSVAAAWATAAEDNGIDIADLEAVPWFPPAQRELGIADDDVLLVEHVRDVTACAVGLAESLTDRRYVPNIDMDVIVAGALVHDVSKLYEFDGMERTEIGRLLGHPHFGVLVTARADLPVEMAHIVLSHTPRTNVEPATLEAELVRRADEASETAIKANVLTDLRDA
- a CDS encoding CBS domain-containing protein, which translates into the protein MNIADIATEEFIQVDTDERLGKVRSIFERENPKGIVVTEGGAYAGILTERQLIQSHIADDAKVNVLARNNVPRVEREANIRDVARMLVEGGTKVAPVFEDGDLWGIVTEDEILDAVLDNLDVLTVEQIYTDSVVTLEEDDRLGKVINYLRENDISRLPVVNENGRLSGMVTTHDIAEFAVRTMERQHKGDRSGDTDRMLDLPVYDLMNSPVETIGREETVSAAVERMFDHNYAGLVVTPDDDETIVAGILTKTDVLRALTYTEEENMDVQITNIDLLETISREDIQEAITDVADKYQAMQVHHAHVRLTEHKERLRGTPLVYCQIRLRTNHGQVAGSGEGYGAETAFHVALDKLERNVLELKGIRADEQYEGQLLRKLNEL
- the hemA gene encoding glutamyl-tRNA reductase — encoded protein: MTKGPETEVVTGVSVSHSDARVEQIETVAADSTAEAVRALYDQAGVTEAFVLQTCNRAEAYVVAETAAAGRDALATYLDGVDPTVARTLDHEASLRHLMSVACGLESLVLGEDQIIGQIRDAYETARGLGAIGPTLDDALLKALHVGERARSETAINEGTLSLGSAAVRFAESRHGLDEATALVVGAGEMATLAAKVLDEPVTRLIIANRTRSSAEYLARQLDTETSTVRLDALPVAAAEADIVVSATASPEHVVEADALETAGETCVIDIAQPRDVEPDAESLPHVSVYDLDTIETVTDETKLKRQAAAEAVESMIDDELKHLLSQYKRKRADQVIGAMYEGAERIKARELRTAIARLEGESDDGVSEAEREILESMADALVGQLLSAPTQSLRDAAEKDDWSTIHTALRLFGPAFDPDPATPPTTPDAIPEEMRERMPAGIIEQLTEDD
- a CDS encoding precorrin-2 dehydrogenase/sirohydrochlorin ferrochelatase family protein gives rise to the protein MIPLYHDFTDETVLVFGGGPVGARKARRFAREAAVVVVSPEFAADDYGDADLVRAAPDDDGVAAWFERTEPVLAVAATDDASVNAAVEREARERGALINRADHSEERGPGGVVVPATVRDGDVSVAISTGGSSPALAKELRRRIQSEIDGAGELAELTADVREELKARGVDPARRRRAVRTVVQSSRVWKDLGTGASNPRQIVDAVVDSALGEKS